Proteins encoded in a region of the Triticum dicoccoides isolate Atlit2015 ecotype Zavitan chromosome 3A, WEW_v2.0, whole genome shotgun sequence genome:
- the LOC119269673 gene encoding protein ABHD11-like, which yields MAASLRASSSPLRSRLLSSPAAWSPWRLLLSSSVHSDAAHQTETLAFHEIQLSPEKPPTATAFVLHGLLGSGRNWRTFSRTLASQLRDRSPADEWKMVLVDLRNHGSSARIKGLSPPHDMSSAAKDLADLVKARGWTWPDVVVGHSMGGKVAMDFTESCSRGDYGESAALPKQLWVLDSVPGEVKIDNSDGEVERVLQTLASLPSSLPSRKWVVDHMVSLGFSKSLSDWIGSNLKKDNEHVTWAFDLQAATDMFNSYRDRSYWGLLENPPKGLEISIVQAELSDRWHPEDVQRLKALSRRGSKPDAGKVSLHVLPNSGHWVHVDNPKGLLEIMAPNFLSTVQN from the exons ATGGCGGCGTCTCTCCGAGCGTCCTCCTCCCCCCTCCGCtcgcgcctcctctcctcccccgcCGCCTGGTCTCCCTGGCGCCTGCTCCTCTCCTCCTCCGTCCACTCGGACGCCGCCCACCAGACCGAAACCCTCGCCTTCCACGAGATCCAGCTCTCCCCCGAGAAGCCCCCCACCGCCACCGCCTTCGTCCTCCACGGCCTCCTGGGCTCCGGCCGCAACTGGCGCACCTTCTCCCGCACCCTCGCCTCCCAGCTCCGTGACCGCTCCCCCGCCGACG AGTGGAAGATGGTTCTTGTGGATTTGAGGAACCATGGGAGCTCAGCCAGGATCAAAGGGCTGAGCCCGCCCCATGATATGTCGAGTGCCGCCAAGGATCTTGCTGATTTGGTGAAGGCTCGGGGCTGGACATGGCCGGATGTTGTCGTGGGTCACTCAATGGGTGGAAAGGTCGCAATGGATTTCACAGAGAGTTGCTCCCGTGGCGATTACGGAGAATCTGCTGCTCTTCCCAAACAG CTCTGGGTGCTTGATTCTGTCCCTGGAGAAGTAAAAATAGATAACAGTGATGGTGAAGTTGAACGGGTTTTGCAAACACTAGCAAGTCTTCCTTCATCGCTTCCATCGCGCAA GTGGGTTGTGGACCACATGGTCAGCCTGGGATTCTCCAAGTCACTTTCAGACTGGATTGGCAGCAACTTGAAGAAGGACAATGAACATGTGACCTGGGCTTTTGATCTTCAGGCTGCCACAGACATGTTTAATTCTTACAG AGATAGAAGCTACTGGGGACTGCTGGAGAACCCACCAAAGGGTTTGGAGATCTCGATAGTACAGGCAGAGCTCAGTGATAGATGGCACCCTGAGGATGTCCAGAGGCTAAAAGCACTGTCAAGGAGAGGCAGCAAACCTGACGCGGGCAAAGTGTCGCTCCACGTTCTCCCTAACTCCGGCCATTGGGTTCATGTGGACAACCCCAAGGGGCTGCTCGAGATCATGGCGCCTAACTTCCTCTCCACTGTTCAAAATTGA